A genome region from Coffea arabica cultivar ET-39 chromosome 7e, Coffea Arabica ET-39 HiFi, whole genome shotgun sequence includes the following:
- the LOC113702447 gene encoding cytochrome P450 85A1-like, protein MAVLMVVLGVVFGLCILSTALLKWNEVKYRKKGLPPGTMGWPVFGETTEFLKQGPGFMKNQRSRYGSFFKSHILGCPTIVSMDPELNRYILMNEAKGLVPGYPQSMLDILGKSNIAAVHGSAHKHMRGALLSLISPTVIREHLLPTIDEFMRSHLSNWGDSVIDIQQKTKEMAFVSSLKQIAGIESGTIAQEFMPEFFMLVLGTLSLPINLPRTNYHRGLQARKNIVSLLRKLIEGRRASGKTSCDMLGFLMNDEVNKYKLTDEQMIDLIITILYSGYETVSTTSMMAVKYLHDHPKVLEEVRKEHMAIRERKRPEDPIDFDDYKSMRFTRAVIYETSRLATIVNGVLRKTTEDMQLNGFIIPKGWRIYVYTREINYDPCLYPDPLKFNPWRWLDKNLENKNYFLIFGGGTRQCPGKELGIAEISAFLHYFVTTYRWEEVGGDELMKFPRVEAPNGLHLKISSH, encoded by the exons ATGGCTGTCCTAATGGTAGTTCTTGGCGTGGTTTTTGGGCTCTGCATCTTGAGCACTGCTTTATTGAAGTGGAATGAAGTCAAGTACAGGAAGAAAGGTTTGCCTCCCGGAACTATGGGTTGGCCAGTATTTGGGGAGACCACTGAGTTTCTCAAACAAGGTCCAGGCTTCATGAAGAACCAGAGATCAAG GTATGGAAGTTTTTTCAAATCCCACATACTGGGCTGTCCAACCATTGTTTCAATGGATCCAGAGCTAAATAGATATATCCTGATGAATGAAGCGAAAGGGCTGGTCCCTGGCTATCCCCAGTCCATGCTAGACATCTTGGGGAAAAGCAACATTGCAGCTGTTCATGGTTCAGCTCACAAGCACATGAGAGGAGCATTGCTTTCTCTTATCAGTCCCACGGTGATCAGAGAACACCTTTTGCCGACAATTGATGAATTCATGAGATCCCACCTAAGCAATTGGGGTGACTCGGTGATTGACATTCAGCAAAAAACTAAAGAG ATGGCATTTGTATCATCCTTAAAGCAGATTGCAGGCATTGAATCTGGAACCATAGCTCAAGAATTTATGCCCGAATTTTTCATGTTAGTATTAGGAACTCTTTCTCTGCCTATCAACCTTCCGCGCACTAATTACCATCGTGGACTTCAG GCAAGGAAAAACATTGTCAGTCTGCTGAGAAAACTTATAGAGGGGAGAAGAGCTTCTGGAAAGACGAGCTGTGATATGCTTGGCTTTCTTATGAATGATGAAGTAAACAAGTACAAACTAACGGATGAGCAGATGATTGATCTGATCATAACCATTTTGTACTCTGGCTACGAAACTGTTTCAACGACTTCAATGATGGCTGTCAAATATCTCCACGATCACCCAAAAGTTCTTGAAGAAGTCAGA AAGGAACATATGGCAATTAGAGAGAGGAAAAGGCCGGAGGACCCTATTGATTTTGATGACTACAAGTCAATGCGCTTCACACGTGCA GTGATCTATGAGACCTCCAGATTAGCTACTATTGTGAATGGAGTCTTGAGGAAAACTACTGAAGACATGCAACTGAATG gGTTCATTATTCCTAAAGGCTGGAGAATATATGTCTACACTAGGGAGATTAATTATGACCCGTGCCTCTATCCTGATCCGTTAAAATTTAATCCCTGGAGATGGCTG GATAAAAACCTGGAGAACAAAAATTACTTCTTAATATTCGGAGGAGGAACAAGGCAGTGCCCCGGAAAGGAGCTTggaattgctgaaatttctgcttTTCTTCATTATTTCGTAACAACATACAG ATGGGAAGAAGTTGGGGGAGATGAGCTGATGAAGTTCCCAAGAGTTGAAGCACCAAATGGACTACACCTTAAGATATCAAGTCATTGA